The proteins below are encoded in one region of Bremerella sp. P1:
- a CDS encoding DUF1588 domain-containing protein, with product MKTLYLSALLVLLTGTYALCGEPTSSVSVPKDVQATLKSYCNDCHGADTAEGGVRFDNLEELDLEGQINLLNRAQDQLFFGLMPPEEAEQPAGREQTQLTDWLRRELRRHNASQLDARLPYLGNGNLVDHEQLFSGEITEMPYTPARRWRVSPQIFHERVIDLFQLTGRERDFYSKHGRSFYGVTNPFVLPERSGVRDFDLSTLDGGHLLVMLDNAKWIAEKQIHRARVLNKELEVNEFPNAKDRWLPPSTPEEFEIIILNDSLPSDEEIVDAIRKQFELVLQRPATESEVDKYLELTGEAIQLGGNTAGLQEMLAAVLLESEFLYRLEFGEGPLDEYGRMKLSPREASLAIAYALGDRSPDTQLVEAAQQGRLTTREDYRREVTRLLNDEEYFRGQIDSSLNGKHYKSNETSHPRIVRFFRDFFGYPAALKVFKDGGRSEGKYMNPDRGSQGTPGWLILEADRIVTRHIEQDENVFENLLTFDEFFVYHDKDDETGRKIIEEWRDVYETLKETDWKNDPQRVLDDNLEFLKAHQSMRIKDNSKPGELVNFMHYFEESFGQGRNPFTTVPWAHGYYFHHAPFYNLPPTPVIGRYGSWKSSKYVGDLEPKEFWDYPPEQPFKIENRKGILTHPAWLIAHSSNFHTDPIKRGRWVRENLLAGCVPDVPITVDAQVPEDPHKTFRQRVEMVTQESECWKCHKQMNPLGLAFEAFDDFGRFRTEEALEDPENLIQSGNGKSSFDVYKTAPVVSNGKLVGTGDPELDGDVDDAFDLIERLAKSERVRQSIIRHAFRFYLGRNEMLSDSQTLIDADRAYVESGGSFKAVIISLLTSDSFMYRKSS from the coding sequence ATGAAAACCTTGTATCTCTCAGCGCTTCTTGTGTTGTTGACTGGGACGTATGCCCTTTGCGGTGAACCAACCTCGTCGGTATCGGTGCCGAAAGACGTGCAGGCTACATTGAAAAGCTACTGCAACGATTGTCATGGGGCCGACACGGCGGAAGGTGGCGTCCGATTTGATAACCTCGAAGAGCTTGATCTCGAGGGTCAGATCAACTTGCTGAACCGGGCTCAAGACCAACTATTCTTCGGTCTGATGCCACCGGAAGAAGCGGAGCAGCCTGCGGGTCGTGAACAGACTCAGTTGACCGATTGGCTGAGGCGTGAACTGCGCCGTCACAATGCATCTCAGTTGGATGCGCGTCTCCCGTACCTTGGGAACGGAAACCTCGTTGACCATGAGCAGCTCTTCTCCGGCGAGATCACCGAGATGCCCTACACGCCGGCACGCCGTTGGCGGGTAAGTCCTCAAATTTTCCATGAACGCGTAATTGACCTGTTTCAGTTAACGGGGCGTGAACGCGACTTCTACTCGAAGCATGGAAGATCGTTCTATGGCGTGACGAATCCCTTTGTCTTGCCAGAGCGTTCTGGTGTCCGCGACTTCGATCTGTCGACACTGGACGGTGGTCATCTTCTGGTCATGCTCGACAATGCGAAGTGGATCGCAGAAAAGCAGATTCACCGGGCACGCGTGCTGAACAAGGAACTGGAGGTCAACGAGTTTCCCAATGCGAAAGATCGATGGTTGCCTCCCTCTACGCCGGAAGAGTTCGAGATCATTATTCTCAACGACTCACTTCCAAGCGACGAAGAGATCGTTGATGCCATCCGGAAGCAATTCGAGCTTGTCCTGCAGCGACCGGCTACCGAGAGCGAGGTGGACAAGTATCTGGAGCTGACCGGGGAAGCGATTCAGTTGGGTGGGAACACCGCGGGGCTCCAGGAGATGCTGGCAGCCGTACTGCTCGAATCGGAGTTTTTGTACCGGTTGGAATTTGGGGAAGGACCACTCGACGAATATGGTCGAATGAAGCTTTCGCCGCGTGAGGCCAGTTTGGCTATCGCGTACGCCTTGGGTGATCGAAGCCCAGATACTCAATTGGTCGAGGCCGCCCAACAGGGACGCTTAACAACCCGAGAGGACTATCGTCGCGAAGTAACACGGCTTCTTAATGACGAGGAGTACTTTCGCGGGCAAATCGATTCTTCGCTGAATGGCAAGCACTACAAGTCCAATGAAACTTCTCATCCTCGGATAGTCCGTTTCTTTCGGGACTTCTTCGGCTATCCAGCTGCATTGAAGGTGTTCAAGGACGGAGGGCGTAGCGAAGGGAAATACATGAATCCAGATCGTGGCAGCCAGGGAACGCCAGGTTGGCTCATTCTGGAAGCCGATCGTATCGTCACCCGTCATATCGAACAGGATGAGAACGTCTTCGAGAACCTTCTGACCTTTGACGAATTCTTTGTTTATCACGACAAAGATGACGAGACTGGCCGGAAGATTATTGAAGAGTGGCGTGATGTCTACGAAACCCTCAAGGAGACCGATTGGAAGAACGATCCCCAGCGCGTTCTCGATGACAATCTAGAATTTCTCAAGGCGCATCAGTCGATGCGGATCAAAGACAATTCCAAGCCTGGGGAACTCGTCAACTTCATGCACTATTTTGAAGAGTCTTTTGGACAGGGACGCAATCCATTTACGACGGTCCCTTGGGCGCACGGATACTACTTTCACCACGCACCGTTCTACAACCTTCCCCCTACCCCGGTCATAGGCCGCTACGGAAGTTGGAAGTCTTCCAAGTATGTCGGTGATTTGGAGCCCAAGGAGTTCTGGGATTACCCTCCGGAGCAGCCGTTCAAGATCGAAAATCGCAAAGGAATACTCACTCACCCTGCCTGGCTTATTGCGCATTCATCCAACTTCCATACCGACCCAATCAAACGCGGTCGCTGGGTTCGTGAGAATTTGCTGGCAGGCTGCGTTCCCGATGTGCCGATTACGGTTGATGCTCAGGTCCCAGAAGATCCTCACAAGACGTTTCGCCAGCGTGTCGAGATGGTAACGCAGGAAAGCGAATGTTGGAAGTGTCACAAACAGATGAATCCTCTAGGTCTTGCGTTCGAGGCCTTCGACGATTTTGGCCGTTTTCGCACAGAGGAAGCTCTCGAAGATCCCGAGAACCTGATTCAGTCAGGCAACGGAAAGTCGTCCTTCGACGTTTACAAGACTGCCCCGGTTGTATCGAACGGTAAACTGGTCGGCACGGGAGATCCGGAACTGGATGGCGATGTGGACGATGCATTTGACTTGATTGAACGGCTTGCCAAGTCAGAAAGGGTTCGACAGTCGATCATTCGTCACGCGTTCCGGTTTTACTTGGGGCGTAACGAAATGCTGTCCGACTCGCAAACGCTGATCGATGCCGATCGAGCCTATGTCGAGAGTGGCGGAAGCTTCAAGGCAGTGATCATTTCCTTGCTAACTTCCGATTCGTTCATGTACCGAAAATCTTCCTAG
- a CDS encoding Ig-like domain-containing protein: MVYKLIEFQRILPLVAVALLVGCSESPEIPTGEVYGTITLNGQPAEGVSLTFVPDAPVRPSLAITDSNGRYAARFVSNQSGVALGPCVVELGIYRGDSPRNYLPKQFNSQAANNPDFQLDITEDGLEFNYDIVYDGQIPPP, encoded by the coding sequence ATGGTTTATAAGTTGATTGAATTCCAACGAATTCTCCCCTTGGTCGCTGTCGCACTGCTGGTGGGTTGTTCCGAAAGTCCGGAGATCCCAACGGGGGAAGTTTACGGCACCATCACTTTGAATGGGCAGCCAGCCGAAGGCGTATCACTGACTTTTGTTCCCGACGCACCTGTCCGTCCGTCGCTTGCCATTACGGATAGCAATGGCAGGTATGCGGCGCGATTTGTATCCAATCAGTCAGGCGTGGCGCTCGGTCCCTGCGTCGTAGAACTTGGGATTTACCGCGGCGACTCTCCGCGGAACTACTTGCCGAAGCAGTTCAACAGCCAAGCCGCGAATAACCCCGACTTTCAATTGGATATAACTGAGGACGGTTTGGAATTCAATTACGACATTGTCTATGACGGTCAAATTCCCCCTCCATGA
- a CDS encoding H-X9-DG-CTERM domain-containing protein, producing MNVFLACKIFHASTNAPEKLMRLVLNLASFPLGQLALEDSMKNRLNGFTCSNFHPGGAHFAFVDSSVHFIAKSNNCRTSSLGTYQKLGDRSDGQTVGEF from the coding sequence ATGAACGTATTTTTGGCTTGCAAAATCTTTCATGCATCCACAAACGCCCCCGAAAAACTCATGCGCCTTGTTCTTAATCTTGCGTCTTTCCCACTAGGTCAACTGGCGTTGGAGGATTCAATGAAGAATCGGTTGAATGGATTTACTTGCAGCAATTTTCATCCCGGTGGCGCTCATTTCGCTTTTGTAGATAGTTCGGTTCACTTCATCGCCAAAAGCAACAACTGTCGCACCAGTAGCCTGGGCACCTATCAAAAGTTAGGTGATCGGTCAGACGGCCAAACGGTGGGAGAATTCTGA
- a CDS encoding substrate-binding domain-containing protein translates to MDGKTRRVALVLELDWAYKRHASVYAGTQRYFDEQGWESVIDEYALDSLPTRRGKTIPYDGVIARASKSLAERCSQLKVPLVNVWSSSPLRDELPSVYPDYQASGRLRAEHLLARGLRNFAVLGSRRDSADYLELQAFVETIRSKGYACEVAWMSRLFSDTLDQWRSFNQTITTWMDKWELPIGTFVGADSVGRIVVQKCKERGWRVPEDVVMIAGRNEETLCESPRPSITSMEMGYERVGYEAAKLLHRLMDGEQLIENTVYIPPQGLVVRESTDFLITEDELIAAALSFIATNSHRRIGQDDVSRALSVETRTLQNRFRKVLDQSIAGTIRRVRLERAKRELVQSNRSLKNIARDAGFGSAMRMYDLFKRELGMTPTEFRKQRRL, encoded by the coding sequence ATGGACGGCAAGACACGTCGCGTTGCTCTGGTTCTGGAGCTCGACTGGGCCTACAAACGACACGCCAGCGTCTACGCAGGGACGCAGCGGTACTTCGATGAACAAGGCTGGGAATCGGTCATCGACGAATACGCACTCGATTCGCTACCGACGCGTCGCGGAAAGACGATCCCCTACGATGGCGTCATCGCGCGGGCGTCTAAATCGTTAGCCGAGCGATGCTCTCAACTGAAAGTTCCTTTGGTGAACGTGTGGAGCAGTTCGCCCTTGCGCGACGAGCTTCCCAGCGTATACCCCGACTACCAGGCCTCAGGGAGATTACGAGCCGAGCACTTGCTTGCCCGTGGGCTCCGCAACTTTGCGGTTCTTGGCTCCCGTCGAGACTCTGCCGACTACCTCGAGTTGCAGGCTTTCGTCGAAACCATCCGCAGCAAGGGCTACGCGTGCGAAGTCGCTTGGATGTCGCGATTGTTCTCAGACACGCTGGACCAGTGGCGGAGTTTCAACCAAACAATCACAACGTGGATGGATAAGTGGGAGTTGCCCATCGGCACGTTTGTCGGCGCAGATAGCGTTGGCCGAATCGTCGTGCAGAAGTGTAAAGAACGAGGCTGGCGCGTTCCTGAAGACGTAGTGATGATTGCCGGACGAAACGAGGAGACGCTTTGCGAAAGCCCTCGTCCTTCCATCACGAGTATGGAGATGGGTTACGAACGCGTCGGATATGAAGCAGCCAAGCTCTTGCATCGCTTGATGGACGGGGAGCAGCTGATTGAGAACACCGTATACATTCCGCCACAAGGATTAGTTGTCCGCGAATCGACCGACTTCCTAATCACAGAAGATGAGTTGATTGCCGCGGCTTTATCATTCATCGCGACCAATAGTCATCGTCGAATTGGACAAGATGACGTTTCCCGAGCGCTGAGCGTAGAGACGCGAACGTTACAGAATCGCTTTCGAAAGGTCTTGGACCAATCCATCGCGGGAACCATTCGCCGAGTCCGATTAGAGCGTGCCAAGCGAGAATTGGTTCAAAGCAATCGATCGTTGAAGAATATTGCACGTGATGCCGGTTTCGGATCAGCCATGCGAATGTACGACCTTTTCAAACGTGAACTTGGCATGACCCCAACCGAGTTTCGAAAGCAACGACGCCTCTGA
- a CDS encoding discoidin domain-containing protein — MSRPPRSSDKSHADELPPDWDSSLRDLRKRMKWRMKQAEKLMFVFGGGMFLFGFGLLFLPVLLNAVVGDALPWFGLCFAMTFVSGLGMGINLVRFKQLEQQVDEGFVFGGRSLGSGRNRVLLQSNPGFLHVRLSGVFSSFLLLAVLAGIGFMVVAIAALFDATYMIRNRHGSEVAPAWTMGVVFAIGGIAFGSVGLLPLLSAWRFDFDRRKSSVRIWNWFRKYELPLSMFERVESEHREDHVEIKDSKGRGTGRYRTVRYRSINLCIRDKAKSRLHVMCDNSNGNAAVTLREFVFPGKDQKRGDAPKRSEDRSNERRKPAILRPTSSMLPNLRRRNIAIVTIVLIVGVAGSLGGYSIFRRVVPPPIDRGELERMVGRWHGEIIGIDESRRVVKRDAEMVTDGHFLRVIETQSSPAMEDSLVVKAVMYWTYDATLDRYRMWRFSSRGAAMRFEGSWDDGKQQFDLYSDVSDQKQRVVVKCGTGGHIESELEILGGERKITFHMKLDRKNDIDVQSQWGANDEPQRLTNGMKFLVKHAGHWKRREFVQSEAKWYDYDESSTWVLGGKFLETERMSSESAQRQYSIAMHDESSEKLRYWNFGRNGHVSELDGEYKHLAYVPWTPANAETTATAQWNFGTDTTCMETWRWRGERGKWNVVTANLRRQETSPVTEFPLYLKSRVPVVRRRETSRTFPALYPPKGPNLLLNASSESTEGGGNPDAALDGDDTTSWTAGRKLNAELEGEVTIRRIVIRHPKDRLYGFRITTGDTSEKATYVHARLYRNLGQLNQGGETTAFRSVAGMVYVNGQPLEVYTSNRDVGVEALSMIEYQFLLPEPVTTSQVGLIIDEACASPVLIAEFEAYAD; from the coding sequence ATGAGCAGGCCTCCACGCTCTTCTGACAAATCACACGCTGACGAATTGCCGCCGGATTGGGATAGTAGTCTGCGCGACCTCCGTAAGCGAATGAAGTGGCGGATGAAGCAGGCGGAAAAGCTCATGTTTGTCTTTGGCGGCGGAATGTTCCTGTTTGGCTTCGGGCTGCTTTTCTTGCCGGTGTTGCTGAACGCGGTCGTCGGTGACGCGCTTCCCTGGTTCGGACTCTGTTTCGCGATGACGTTCGTGTCTGGGTTGGGTATGGGCATCAACCTCGTTCGTTTTAAGCAACTGGAACAGCAGGTAGACGAAGGCTTTGTCTTTGGTGGGCGGTCGCTGGGAAGCGGCCGCAATCGTGTACTGCTTCAGTCCAATCCTGGCTTTCTGCATGTCCGACTTAGTGGTGTTTTCAGTAGCTTTCTTCTGCTGGCTGTATTAGCTGGTATCGGTTTCATGGTGGTGGCGATTGCCGCTTTGTTTGATGCCACCTACATGATACGCAACCGACATGGAAGTGAGGTTGCACCGGCCTGGACCATGGGGGTCGTGTTCGCCATTGGTGGCATCGCATTCGGTTCGGTGGGGCTGCTCCCGCTGCTGTCTGCATGGCGTTTCGACTTTGATCGTCGGAAGAGTAGTGTTCGCATTTGGAATTGGTTTCGGAAGTACGAATTGCCATTGTCGATGTTCGAGCGGGTGGAATCAGAGCATCGCGAAGATCATGTTGAAATCAAAGATAGTAAGGGCCGAGGGACAGGACGCTATCGAACCGTCAGATATCGGTCGATCAATCTTTGCATTCGGGACAAGGCCAAGTCTCGCCTCCACGTAATGTGCGACAACTCGAATGGCAACGCTGCAGTGACGTTGCGAGAGTTCGTCTTTCCGGGGAAGGATCAGAAAAGGGGCGATGCACCGAAACGGTCTGAAGATAGGTCGAACGAACGCAGGAAACCTGCGATATTGCGACCCACATCTTCGATGCTGCCGAATCTGCGGCGCCGAAATATAGCAATCGTCACCATTGTGTTGATAGTCGGAGTGGCCGGTAGCTTGGGAGGGTATTCGATCTTTCGGCGAGTTGTCCCACCTCCAATTGATCGAGGTGAACTCGAGCGTATGGTCGGTCGTTGGCATGGTGAAATCATTGGGATAGACGAGTCGCGTCGTGTTGTGAAACGCGATGCCGAGATGGTCACCGATGGACACTTTCTGCGAGTTATCGAAACCCAGAGTTCTCCGGCGATGGAGGATTCGCTCGTTGTCAAGGCAGTTATGTACTGGACGTACGATGCGACACTTGATCGCTATCGTATGTGGCGGTTTTCCAGTCGTGGAGCGGCAATGAGGTTTGAAGGGTCATGGGACGACGGCAAACAGCAGTTCGATCTCTATTCAGACGTTTCGGATCAGAAGCAGCGAGTCGTTGTAAAATGCGGTACCGGCGGTCACATCGAATCGGAGTTGGAGATTCTCGGGGGCGAACGGAAGATTACTTTCCACATGAAGCTCGATCGCAAGAACGATATTGATGTTCAATCCCAATGGGGAGCGAATGACGAGCCACAACGACTGACCAACGGTATGAAATTTCTGGTGAAACATGCAGGTCATTGGAAACGCCGGGAATTCGTTCAGTCAGAGGCAAAGTGGTACGACTACGATGAATCCTCCACATGGGTGCTAGGGGGCAAGTTCTTAGAGACAGAGCGGATGTCCTCGGAGTCGGCACAACGCCAGTACTCTATTGCGATGCATGACGAGTCGTCTGAGAAACTTCGTTACTGGAATTTCGGCCGCAACGGTCATGTCAGCGAGCTTGATGGTGAATACAAGCACTTGGCCTATGTGCCGTGGACCCCAGCGAATGCCGAGACCACCGCTACGGCTCAGTGGAACTTCGGCACGGATACGACTTGTATGGAAACGTGGCGGTGGCGGGGCGAGCGAGGGAAGTGGAACGTCGTCACCGCAAACTTGAGACGACAAGAAACGTCGCCGGTTACGGAATTCCCTTTATACCTGAAGTCACGAGTACCGGTGGTACGCAGGCGAGAAACGAGTCGCACCTTTCCGGCGCTTTATCCACCTAAAGGTCCGAACTTGCTATTGAACGCGAGTTCTGAATCAACCGAGGGTGGTGGCAACCCCGATGCTGCGTTGGACGGTGATGATACGACATCATGGACAGCGGGTCGAAAGCTCAACGCAGAGCTTGAGGGCGAAGTAACAATTCGTCGCATAGTTATTCGACATCCCAAGGACCGACTTTACGGATTCCGCATTACAACGGGAGATACTAGCGAGAAGGCAACTTACGTCCATGCTCGATTGTATCGCAACCTGGGGCAACTGAATCAGGGAGGTGAGACAACCGCCTTTCGCAGCGTAGCCGGCATGGTATATGTCAATGGTCAGCCTTTGGAAGTGTATACGTCAAATCGCGACGTAGGTGTAGAAGCTCTTTCCATGATCGAGTACCAGTTTCTGCTGCCGGAACCTGTAACAACTTCCCAAGTCGGATTGATCATTGATGAAGCATGCGCATCGCCGGTACTGATCGCGGAGTTCGAGGCCTATGCGGACTAA
- a CDS encoding family 16 glycoside hydrolase: MFRSIAFSIGLSTVLLAFTAMAEDADSSASPLDTLMCERGKLLLSDSFETGPSKAWRIAKGKWESVDGATQGAELKEDNHGAVIRVNRPVRNCVIQYSFKLDGTKGTTLSINDAKGHNSRVIINERGFSARKDDHDHAGPDKAKLLQTVKTKITPGQWHTLVVESNGPEFLARLDGKQVAYGSHEAIDVDKTNFGLTVGGQSASFKNLSLWEAKPKSDWSATKAKMISQSTK; encoded by the coding sequence ATGTTTCGATCGATCGCGTTTTCTATTGGGTTGAGTACCGTTTTGCTGGCGTTTACAGCAATGGCAGAGGACGCGGATTCTTCAGCCAGTCCGCTCGATACTCTCATGTGCGAGCGTGGCAAGCTTCTGCTGAGCGACTCCTTTGAAACTGGGCCCAGCAAGGCTTGGCGAATCGCCAAGGGAAAATGGGAAAGCGTCGACGGCGCGACGCAGGGAGCGGAGCTTAAGGAAGACAATCATGGTGCGGTCATTCGCGTGAATCGACCCGTTCGCAATTGCGTGATTCAGTATTCCTTCAAACTGGATGGCACCAAGGGAACGACATTGAGCATCAACGACGCCAAGGGGCACAACTCGCGAGTCATTATCAATGAAAGAGGTTTTTCTGCTCGCAAGGACGATCACGACCACGCCGGACCAGACAAAGCCAAACTACTTCAGACCGTCAAAACGAAGATTACGCCCGGCCAATGGCACACCTTGGTCGTCGAGTCCAACGGGCCTGAGTTCCTGGCTCGTCTGGATGGGAAACAGGTTGCCTATGGTTCCCACGAAGCGATCGACGTCGACAAAACCAACTTCGGCCTGACGGTTGGCGGCCAGTCCGCGTCCTTCAAGAATTTGAGCCTCTGGGAAGCGAAGCCCAAGAGCGACTGGTCGGCCACAAAAGCAAAGATGATCTCCCAGTCGACCAAGTAG
- a CDS encoding neutral/alkaline non-lysosomal ceramidase N-terminal domain-containing protein: MNRPIDRRSFLGATLGSSVAWGIAASTAPLFASSTSPEFKAGQGIVDTTVPNGVELGGFHRPPDNPRVATGVRQSTASRAIALRCGEVEVALVSLDALAVSSDFTRKVQARVQRQLGIPANNVHITATHTHSTPSFIHLRQWGKIPEAYMAKTIDAVVRSIELAHADLAPAELYLGKAQAKGANFNRTTPNYRTDLEFDQNATDDERWVDTLLQTLRFQRTGGKPDIVWYHFSSHPVCYTDTLSGPDWVGMVVNMVKDSEGVEPGFWQGHAGDVNPGDGKRWIGAPDQSANAVYAAFKDSLSSAVSVPVREIRPVSGEVLLPYDHQRVAQDVEAYRTKPDACSSGIWVDPTFAADWYHAAKDWSTEPKGLAAPMSAISLGPIGMLFQPTELYSYYGIEIRKTSPFEHTFVVGYSDDEVGYVTDPNAYKQHDYAAIVGPKILDRPYFLPTTGRQLTKAAKTMLASLT; this comes from the coding sequence ATGAACCGCCCAATTGACCGTCGCTCGTTTCTCGGCGCTACGCTCGGCAGTAGCGTTGCTTGGGGAATTGCTGCAAGTACTGCTCCGTTGTTCGCTTCATCTACTTCGCCGGAATTCAAGGCTGGACAAGGTATCGTCGATACTACCGTTCCTAATGGCGTTGAATTGGGAGGCTTCCATCGACCGCCGGATAACCCACGTGTTGCAACAGGCGTTCGTCAGTCGACCGCGTCTCGGGCGATCGCATTGCGCTGTGGCGAGGTCGAAGTCGCTCTCGTTTCGCTCGACGCTCTGGCCGTCTCCTCGGATTTCACCCGAAAGGTACAAGCTCGCGTACAGCGCCAACTCGGCATACCTGCGAATAATGTCCACATCACGGCGACGCACACGCACTCGACTCCGTCATTCATTCATCTGCGGCAGTGGGGTAAGATCCCAGAAGCTTACATGGCCAAGACGATCGATGCGGTCGTACGTTCGATTGAATTAGCCCACGCCGATCTCGCTCCGGCGGAGCTGTATCTAGGAAAGGCTCAAGCTAAAGGGGCGAACTTCAATCGAACCACACCAAATTATCGGACCGATCTTGAGTTCGATCAGAATGCAACGGACGACGAGCGTTGGGTCGACACGCTCTTGCAAACTCTACGTTTTCAGCGGACAGGCGGAAAGCCAGATATCGTCTGGTACCACTTTTCTTCGCATCCAGTCTGCTACACCGACACCCTTTCCGGGCCAGACTGGGTAGGCATGGTCGTGAACATGGTGAAGGATTCCGAAGGAGTTGAGCCGGGCTTCTGGCAAGGGCATGCTGGTGACGTGAACCCTGGCGATGGCAAACGATGGATTGGTGCCCCCGATCAGTCGGCGAACGCCGTTTATGCTGCCTTCAAAGACTCGCTCAGCTCGGCGGTCTCTGTCCCTGTCCGAGAAATTCGGCCGGTCAGCGGCGAGGTCCTCCTACCGTATGATCACCAGCGAGTCGCTCAAGATGTCGAGGCATACCGCACCAAACCGGATGCTTGCAGCAGTGGAATTTGGGTTGATCCAACGTTCGCCGCTGATTGGTACCACGCCGCAAAAGATTGGAGCACCGAACCCAAGGGGCTCGCCGCACCGATGTCCGCTATTTCCCTTGGCCCAATCGGCATGCTATTTCAGCCGACCGAACTTTATAGCTATTACGGGATCGAAATTCGCAAGACATCGCCGTTTGAGCATACGTTTGTCGTAGGCTACTCGGACGATGAAGTCGGCTACGTGACCGATCCTAACGCGTACAAACAGCATGACTACGCAGCGATCGTGGGTCCCAAGATCCTTGATCGCCCCTACTTTCTGCCCACCACGGGTCGCCAATTGACGAAAGCGGCAAAAACGATGCTGGCCAGCCTGACGTAG